AAGCCGGCAATCTTGGAAATTTCGACGAGGGCCTCTGCGATTTCCTCGTGAGGCAGGTGATGCAGCCGCCGCTCGGCCGCGTCGAGAATCGACTCCTTGGTGTGCTCGCGCACGCAGATGACAAAGGGCATCGCGAACTTCTCGTGATACGCCGTGTTGACGCGCTCGAAGCGCGCGTACTCCTCGGGTGTGAGCCGGTCGAGCCCGACCGAAGATTGCTCGCGGCTCGATTCTGCAGTCAATTGACCGGCCAGGGCGACCTTGCCGGCCAGGTCCGGGTGCGCGCGGATCAGGGCCAGCTGCTCACCAGGGTCACTTTGCACGATGGCCTCTTTGAAGGCGTCTTGCAAAGACTCCAGCCTATGGAAAGGCCGCGCCTGCCAGACACGCTCGGCGTAGCGCGGGGAATGTTCGAGTACGCGACCGAAATACGCCACAAACTCGGCGCGGTCCAGGGCATTGAGGTCAGGCAGCTGCATCGACGAAGCTCCGTTCTGAACTGAAGTGCCCACGGTGGGTGGACTTGCGTTCGCACATGGAAAGCACTTGACTGTAGAGTATCAGGACCACAAAACCGGCCAGACACGGTTGCGCTCGATACCTGCGGGAGGACGACGTGGAAAGACTTACCCTCACCCTGAACGGCCAGCACCGCGAGGTGGGCCAGGTTCACGCACACACCACCCTACTCGAATGGTTGCGCCTGGAAGGACTTACCGGCAGCAAGGAAGGCTGCGCGGAAGGCGAGTGCGGCGCGTGTGCCGTGCTGCTGGTCCGCGCGGACGCTCGGGGCCAGGCACAGTACGTGGCGACCAACAGCTGCCTGCTGCTCGTCGGCGCCTTGAACGGGCAGGAAGTCGTCACCGTCGAGGGCTTGGGCACTCCAGGAAGGCTGCACCCGGTACAGAAGAGCCTCGCTGAGCGGGGCGGCTCGCAGTGCGGCTACTGCACCCCGGGTTTTGTCATGAGCATGGCTGCCGAGTACTACCGTGATGAGCGCTCAGCCTTCGATCTGGAGGCACTGAGCGGCAACCTGTGCCGCTGCACCGGCTACCGGCCCATCCGCGACGCGGCACGGGCGCTGGGCCAGCCTGACGAGCACGACCAATGGTCCCTCCGGTTGGCACAAGGCGCTCCTCTCACGTGTCCCACGGTGCTGACAAGCGAACACGGTGAACTGCGCCGCTGTGAGACGTTG
The Deinococcus peraridilitoris DSM 19664 genome window above contains:
- the uraD gene encoding 2-oxo-4-hydroxy-4-carboxy-5-ureidoimidazoline decarboxylase, with the protein product MQLPDLNALDRAEFVAYFGRVLEHSPRYAERVWQARPFHRLESLQDAFKEAIVQSDPGEQLALIRAHPDLAGKVALAGQLTAESSREQSSVGLDRLTPEEYARFERVNTAYHEKFAMPFVICVREHTKESILDAAERRLHHLPHEEIAEALVEISKIAGLRLADLVQATAEVTVGRKV